The proteins below come from a single Burkholderia sp. PAMC 26561 genomic window:
- a CDS encoding phosphatase PAP2 family protein, translated as MSQPDPRYAELIHAAHVAGEHALAVYGVTLLVAIIAVLGAWQLVQRYGLPREQGGLSTRVLLVLHLVVSFAIIVGAAALFAAIADEIGDGETLGYADQAFADGIAQGVPISVIRIFARVTHLGDPWLLALWCVLGAALLALRGKVAIAIGFVIAIAGNGVLNTTLKRIFERVRPVHDREIATADGWSFPSGHASGSLVTYGMVAYVLVSVMPARWRLPTAIVATLIAVTTASSRVFLRVHFASDVLAGFASGTAWLVACIVSIELMRRYWRTRQG; from the coding sequence ATGAGTCAGCCAGATCCGAGATACGCCGAGTTGATTCATGCGGCGCATGTTGCGGGCGAGCATGCGCTCGCGGTGTACGGCGTGACGCTCCTGGTCGCAATCATTGCGGTGCTCGGCGCATGGCAGCTCGTGCAGCGCTACGGTTTGCCGCGTGAACAGGGCGGGTTGTCGACGCGCGTTTTGCTCGTGCTCCATCTTGTGGTGAGCTTTGCGATCATCGTCGGGGCGGCTGCGCTCTTTGCCGCCATTGCCGACGAAATTGGCGACGGTGAGACACTCGGTTACGCGGATCAGGCTTTTGCCGATGGCATCGCCCAAGGCGTTCCAATCAGCGTGATCCGGATCTTTGCACGCGTTACGCATCTTGGCGATCCGTGGCTGCTCGCGCTCTGGTGCGTGCTGGGCGCGGCTTTGCTGGCGCTGCGCGGCAAGGTTGCGATCGCGATCGGGTTTGTGATCGCGATCGCCGGCAACGGTGTCCTGAACACCACGCTCAAACGCATCTTCGAACGCGTGCGGCCGGTGCACGACCGGGAGATCGCCACTGCCGATGGCTGGAGTTTTCCAAGCGGGCATGCATCGGGATCGCTGGTGACCTACGGCATGGTCGCTTATGTGCTGGTGAGCGTCATGCCCGCACGTTGGCGTTTGCCGACGGCCATCGTGGCAACGCTGATTGCCGTCACGACCGCGAGCAGCCGCGTGTTCCTGCGCGTGCATTTCGCGAGCGATGTATTGGCCGGTTTCGCCTCGGGTACGGCGTGGCTGGTGGCGTGTATCGTCAGCATCGAACTCATGCGCCGGTATTGGCGCACCCGTCAGGGTTGA
- a CDS encoding PPC domain-containing DNA-binding protein, whose product MQTLPVRLVPGDDLRNTLESLARRKALGAAFVIQGVGSLSVANLRYAGIDQPALLDCDLEILTLAGSLGPDGAHLHMSVSDSAGRVYGGHVSAGCIVRTTAEILLVSLDGFRFSREFDSGTGFPELSIYPQP is encoded by the coding sequence ATGCAAACCCTTCCTGTGCGTCTCGTCCCGGGCGACGACCTGCGCAACACACTCGAATCCCTCGCACGAAGGAAGGCGCTGGGCGCGGCGTTCGTGATTCAGGGTGTTGGCAGCCTGAGCGTGGCGAACCTGCGTTATGCCGGTATCGATCAACCCGCGCTCCTCGACTGCGACCTCGAAATCCTGACGTTGGCCGGTTCACTTGGTCCCGATGGCGCGCACCTCCACATGTCCGTTTCGGATTCCGCAGGCCGTGTGTACGGCGGCCATGTATCGGCGGGATGCATTGTCAGGACCACGGCAGAAATCCTGCTCGTCAGCCTCGACGGTTTCCGCTTTTCACGCGAGTTCGATTCCGGCACGGGTTTCCCGGAACTCTCGATATATCCTCAACCCTGA
- a CDS encoding MAPEG family protein → MTTELHILAWALVLALIQVLLPSVLRSRETGLGYNASARDKPAAPPGKLTGRLMRAQANLFETLPVFAIAILITHMVGREGPLTLTGAWLYIIARVVYVPVYAAGIPFLRSLIWVVSLFGIILILVPII, encoded by the coding sequence ATGACGACAGAACTCCATATCCTCGCCTGGGCGCTGGTGCTTGCGCTGATCCAGGTGTTGCTGCCATCGGTATTGCGCAGCCGCGAGACCGGTCTTGGCTATAACGCCAGCGCTCGCGACAAGCCGGCAGCGCCGCCCGGCAAGTTGACCGGCAGACTCATGCGCGCGCAAGCCAATCTGTTCGAGACGCTGCCTGTTTTCGCCATCGCCATCCTGATTACGCATATGGTTGGCCGCGAAGGCCCGTTGACGCTCACGGGCGCGTGGCTCTACATCATTGCGCGGGTCGTGTACGTGCCCGTATACGCAGCGGGAATTCCATTCCTGCGCTCGCTCATCTGGGTCGTTTCGCTGTTCGGCATCATCCTTATTCTTGTTCCCATCATTTGA
- a CDS encoding alpha/beta hydrolase, which translates to MTDLLSTIDVETAPNPEFAVILMHGLGADANDFIPLVPELRLGDLPAVRFVFPNALEMPVTGNNGYVMRAWYDILSFDGVNRRVDEAGLKASCDRIRDLIARENERGIPTSKIFLAGFSQGGAMTYTAGLTHPEKLAGLIVLSGYVPSPGLIDAAFSEANRETPIFAAHGTQDPVLPLELAVQGRDFALSHGCKIEWHQYPMPHSVCAEEVEALRAWFGAQLSH; encoded by the coding sequence ATGACCGACTTGTTGTCCACCATCGACGTGGAAACCGCGCCGAATCCCGAGTTCGCCGTGATCCTCATGCACGGCCTGGGCGCCGACGCCAACGACTTCATCCCGCTCGTGCCGGAGTTGCGCCTGGGCGATCTGCCTGCCGTGCGCTTCGTGTTTCCCAACGCGCTCGAAATGCCGGTGACGGGCAACAACGGCTACGTGATGCGCGCGTGGTATGACATTCTTTCGTTCGATGGCGTGAACCGCCGCGTCGATGAAGCCGGTCTCAAGGCCTCCTGCGACCGCATTCGCGATCTGATCGCGCGGGAAAACGAACGGGGCATCCCGACATCGAAGATCTTCCTTGCAGGCTTCTCGCAAGGCGGCGCGATGACTTATACAGCGGGCCTGACACATCCTGAGAAGCTTGCCGGCCTGATCGTTTTGTCGGGTTATGTACCGTCGCCGGGTCTGATCGATGCCGCCTTTAGCGAAGCAAACCGCGAGACGCCGATCTTTGCTGCGCACGGCACGCAGGACCCGGTTCTTCCGCTGGAACTGGCCGTGCAGGGACGCGACTTCGCGCTGTCCCACGGCTGCAAGATCGAGTGGCATCAATATCCGATGCCGCACTCGGTCTGTGCCGAAGAAGTGGAAGCATTGCGCGCGTGGTTCGGCGCGCAACTGAGCCATTAA
- a CDS encoding nucleoside hydrolase, translating to MTQHKVIYDTDPGVDDAMALVFQALHPDIELLGITSVYGNATISTTTSNALYLRSRFCPGVPVARGAAAPLHRAPPAPLGWIHGDNGLGNIELGEPGDTLLDERSAHRFIIDTIRAQPGEVTLIAVGPLTNLALALEADPEIATLVKQVVIMGGAFGTAGVLGNVSPAAEANIMCDPDAADIVLGAPWPVTVVGLDVTQETIMPNDWLAGFVDQGDAGRFVWDVSRHYAQFHKDSAGLEGIYVHDSSAVAYVLAPHLYTVRNGPVRVVTSGIATGETIQKPTTMKAPAPDWDDRPAQSVCIGVDAAGMLDLYKKTFFKAL from the coding sequence ATGACACAGCACAAGGTCATCTACGACACAGACCCGGGCGTCGATGACGCCATGGCGCTCGTCTTCCAGGCGCTGCATCCGGATATCGAACTGCTCGGGATCACGAGCGTGTATGGGAACGCGACCATCAGTACCACCACGTCCAACGCGCTTTACCTGCGCTCGCGATTCTGTCCCGGCGTGCCGGTCGCGCGTGGCGCTGCGGCGCCGTTGCATCGCGCGCCGCCCGCGCCGCTCGGATGGATCCACGGCGACAACGGGCTGGGCAATATCGAACTCGGCGAACCCGGCGATACATTGCTGGACGAGCGTTCGGCGCATCGATTCATTATCGATACCATACGGGCCCAGCCCGGTGAAGTGACGCTGATCGCGGTCGGTCCGCTGACAAATCTCGCGCTCGCACTCGAAGCCGATCCGGAGATTGCAACGCTCGTGAAGCAGGTCGTGATCATGGGCGGCGCATTTGGAACGGCGGGCGTGCTCGGCAATGTGTCGCCGGCGGCCGAAGCCAACATCATGTGCGATCCCGATGCCGCCGATATCGTGCTCGGCGCGCCCTGGCCCGTGACCGTGGTCGGCCTGGACGTGACGCAGGAGACCATCATGCCCAACGATTGGCTCGCCGGATTTGTCGACCAGGGCGATGCCGGCCGTTTCGTGTGGGACGTCTCGCGTCACTATGCGCAATTCCACAAGGACAGCGCAGGACTCGAAGGGATATACGTCCACGATTCGTCTGCGGTGGCGTACGTGCTCGCGCCCCACCTCTACACCGTGCGCAATGGTCCCGTACGGGTAGTGACAAGCGGCATCGCAACCGGCGAAACAATCCAGAAACCGACGACCATGAAGGCGCCTGCGCCGGACTGGGATGATCGTCCGGCGCAATCCGTGTGCATCGGCGTGGATGCCGCCGGCATGCTCGACCTGTACAAAAAAACTTTCTTCAAAGCGCTTTAA
- a CDS encoding cytidine deaminase codes for MTMDKLLDRAKTARERAYAPYSKFKVGAALLTKDGRIFDGCNVENASYGLCNCAERTAFFSAIAAGCKRDEFAALAVIGDTDGPIAPCGACRQVIIELGGPELAIRLGNLQGATRDTTAREQLPDAFYL; via the coding sequence ATGACCATGGACAAATTGCTCGACCGGGCGAAAACCGCACGCGAACGGGCCTATGCACCCTATTCGAAGTTCAAGGTCGGCGCTGCGCTGCTCACAAAAGACGGCCGCATTTTCGATGGCTGCAATGTAGAAAACGCATCGTACGGATTGTGCAACTGCGCGGAACGCACGGCGTTTTTCAGCGCGATTGCCGCGGGCTGCAAACGCGATGAATTCGCGGCGCTGGCCGTGATCGGCGACACCGATGGCCCCATCGCGCCCTGCGGCGCGTGCCGTCAGGTGATCATCGAACTGGGCGGCCCGGAGCTCGCCATCCGCCTTGGCAACCTGCAGGGCGCGACACGCGACACCACCGCCCGCGAACAGCTTCCGGACGCGTTCTACCTATGA
- a CDS encoding NupC/NupG family nucleoside CNT transporter — translation MALIARNLLGIAVLLFIAFIFSNNRRGIRLRTVIPALLAQIGIGAFILFVPFGKSILAAAAAGVNHVLGYGNAGIEFLFGGLVQSKMFEIFGDGGFVFAVRVLPAIIFVTALIAVLYYLGVMRWIVIILGTIFQKLLGVSKLESFSAVTTIFLGQSEMPAVVKPFVRDMTGAELFAVMSSGMAAVAGSVLAGYAGLGVKVEYLLAASFMAVPGGLLFAKILHPSTEASRVTLEHLSFDEKRPANVIEAASSGATVGLKIAVMVGAMLIAFVGLIALLNGIVGGIGGWFGAPHLSMQSVLGAIFAPLAYLIGVPWDQAALAGNFLGQKIILNEFVAYASLSPYLKDSASVAAAGLQVLDPRTIAILSFALCGFANFASIAVLTGGFSAVAPERRAEVARYGLRVVLAATLSNLMSATIAGMFLTLN, via the coding sequence ATGGCCCTGATCGCCCGTAATCTGCTCGGCATTGCCGTCCTGCTGTTCATCGCTTTCATCTTCTCCAATAACCGCCGTGGCATCCGCTTGCGCACCGTCATACCCGCACTGCTCGCGCAAATTGGAATCGGTGCGTTCATCCTGTTCGTGCCCTTCGGCAAAAGCATCCTGGCGGCTGCCGCAGCAGGCGTGAATCACGTGCTTGGGTATGGCAACGCTGGGATCGAATTCCTGTTCGGCGGACTGGTGCAATCGAAGATGTTCGAGATCTTCGGCGATGGCGGTTTTGTCTTCGCCGTGCGGGTCTTGCCCGCCATCATCTTCGTGACCGCGCTGATCGCAGTGCTCTATTATCTCGGCGTCATGCGCTGGATCGTGATCATTCTCGGCACGATCTTCCAGAAGCTGCTCGGGGTCTCGAAGCTCGAATCGTTTTCTGCCGTCACCACCATCTTCCTCGGGCAAAGCGAAATGCCCGCGGTCGTGAAGCCGTTCGTGCGCGACATGACGGGCGCGGAATTGTTCGCGGTGATGTCAAGCGGCATGGCGGCGGTGGCCGGCTCGGTGCTCGCGGGCTACGCCGGACTCGGCGTGAAAGTCGAGTATCTGCTCGCGGCTTCGTTCATGGCGGTTCCCGGCGGATTGCTGTTTGCGAAGATTCTGCATCCGTCGACGGAAGCGAGCCGCGTCACCTTGGAACATCTCAGCTTCGATGAAAAACGTCCCGCGAATGTAATCGAAGCAGCGAGTTCCGGTGCAACCGTCGGCCTCAAGATCGCGGTGATGGTCGGCGCGATGCTGATTGCGTTCGTCGGCCTGATTGCTTTGTTGAACGGGATCGTGGGTGGAATCGGCGGATGGTTCGGCGCGCCGCATCTGTCGATGCAGTCCGTGCTCGGCGCCATCTTCGCGCCGCTCGCGTACCTGATCGGCGTGCCGTGGGACCAGGCCGCGCTCGCTGGCAACTTCCTCGGCCAGAAGATCATCCTGAACGAGTTCGTGGCGTATGCGTCGCTGTCTCCCTATTTGAAGGACTCCGCAAGCGTCGCCGCGGCGGGTCTCCAGGTGCTCGATCCGCGTACCATAGCGATCTTGTCATTCGCGCTGTGCGGCTTCGCGAACTTCGCGTCCATTGCCGTCCTGACCGGCGGCTTCAGCGCGGTGGCTCCGGAACGGCGCGCTGAAGTGGCGCGCTACGGCCTGCGAGTCGTGCTCGCCGCCACGCTCTCGAACCTGATGAGCGCGACGATTGCAGGCATGTTCCTGACGCTCAATTAA
- a CDS encoding HAD family hydrolase yields MSRTLALFDLDHTLLPLDSDQSWARFYATLGFEGSADHVREIDAYYQQYAAGKLDMDGYLKLTLAPLARHSRADLDAWHDAFMKSVIEPAIRPEALALLRRHLDAGDLCCIVTATNAFVTAPIAKALGVEHLLAIDLDTEGDDPLGRYTGRSVGVATFREGKIVRTEQWLASQGLKLSDFKESYFYSDSVNDVPLMERVTHPVATNPDFRLRAIAAERNWPVIELFA; encoded by the coding sequence ATGAGCCGAACTCTCGCGCTGTTCGATCTGGACCACACGCTGCTGCCGCTCGACAGCGACCAGTCGTGGGCGCGCTTTTATGCCACGCTCGGCTTCGAAGGAAGTGCCGACCACGTCAGGGAGATCGATGCGTACTATCAGCAGTACGCAGCCGGAAAGCTCGACATGGACGGGTATCTGAAACTGACTCTCGCGCCGCTCGCCCGTCATTCGCGTGCGGACCTGGATGCGTGGCACGACGCCTTCATGAAGTCAGTCATAGAACCGGCCATTCGCCCTGAAGCGCTCGCGCTGCTGCGCCGTCATCTCGACGCGGGCGACCTGTGCTGCATCGTGACGGCGACAAACGCATTTGTCACCGCGCCCATCGCAAAGGCGCTGGGCGTGGAACACCTGCTGGCGATCGATCTGGACACTGAAGGCGACGATCCGCTCGGGCGCTACACCGGCCGCTCCGTGGGCGTCGCGACGTTTCGCGAAGGCAAGATCGTCAGGACCGAGCAATGGCTTGCATCGCAGGGATTGAAGCTGAGCGACTTCAAGGAAAGCTACTTCTACAGCGATTCGGTCAACGACGTCCCGCTCATGGAACGCGTCACGCATCCTGTTGCGACCAATCCCGATTTCCGGCTGCGTGCGATCGCGGCCGAGCGCAACTGGCCGGTCATCGAACTCTTCGCGTAA
- a CDS encoding Na/Pi cotransporter family protein, which yields MLTLLNILSGVAVLVWGTHIVRTGILRVLGAELRRVLARSTNSRFRAFGAGLCVTSLVQSSNATAVLASSFAAQGLLPLAPGLAIMLGADVGTALMSRVLTLDLSWLSPILLLGGVIAFLSFKQTRVGQIGRTVIGLGLILLALHLIVEAARPVMQGEGVKVMFGALTGDSMLDTLVGAAFAMISYSSLAAVLLTATLASSGVISLKVAVCLVVGANLGSGLLAVIGTMGQNQAGRRLALGNLLFKLVGALIVLPFAPWIALGLGAVIAYPRESVITFHLVYNLVRCLACMPLVEHVARLCYRLLPDRPDMNPELRPLYLDPVALSTPTLALANSAREALRIGDIIRTMLDNLLDLMRTNDPVKARTTIRMDDDVDQLYAAVKTYLARISREQLDEADSRRWTDIITLTINLEHAGDIIERVVMNIQEKKIMHRLAFSPEGLSELEDLHARVILNLQLGLSVFLNSDLRSAERLLAEKERFRDLERSYSYAHLDRLAGQSARSIETSALHLDIISDLKRLNSLFCSTAYPVLDAAGALRETRLRRRVLDATYGNDSV from the coding sequence ATGTTGACTCTCTTGAATATCCTGTCGGGCGTGGCGGTCCTGGTGTGGGGCACGCATATTGTCCGCACCGGCATCCTGCGGGTACTCGGCGCCGAGCTGCGGCGCGTGCTCGCGCGCAGCACGAACAGCCGCTTTCGCGCATTCGGCGCGGGCCTTTGCGTGACGAGTCTCGTGCAGAGCAGCAACGCAACGGCCGTGCTGGCGTCGTCGTTTGCAGCGCAAGGACTGCTGCCGTTGGCGCCTGGGCTAGCCATCATGCTGGGCGCCGACGTCGGCACAGCGCTGATGTCGCGCGTGCTGACGCTCGATCTTTCATGGCTCTCGCCTATTTTGTTGCTGGGCGGCGTCATCGCGTTTTTGTCGTTCAAGCAAACGCGCGTGGGGCAGATCGGCCGCACGGTCATCGGGCTGGGGCTGATCCTGCTGGCGCTGCATCTGATTGTCGAGGCGGCGCGTCCCGTGATGCAGGGCGAGGGCGTGAAGGTCATGTTCGGCGCGCTCACGGGCGATTCCATGCTCGACACGCTGGTCGGCGCGGCCTTCGCCATGATCTCGTACTCCAGTCTTGCCGCTGTCCTGCTGACTGCGACGCTGGCATCGTCCGGCGTGATTTCGCTGAAGGTCGCCGTGTGTCTAGTGGTCGGTGCGAACCTGGGAAGCGGCTTGCTGGCAGTGATCGGAACGATGGGGCAGAACCAGGCGGGCCGCCGCCTGGCGCTGGGCAACCTGCTTTTCAAGCTGGTCGGCGCGCTGATCGTGCTGCCGTTTGCACCGTGGATCGCGTTGGGACTTGGCGCGGTGATCGCGTACCCGCGCGAGTCGGTGATCACATTTCATCTCGTCTATAACCTCGTGCGTTGCCTTGCGTGCATGCCGCTGGTCGAGCACGTTGCGCGCTTGTGTTATCGGCTGCTGCCGGACCGCCCGGATATGAATCCCGAGTTGCGGCCGCTCTATCTCGATCCCGTCGCGCTTTCCACGCCTACGCTCGCGCTGGCGAATTCGGCGCGCGAGGCGCTGCGTATAGGCGACATCATCCGCACGATGCTCGATAACCTGCTCGACCTGATGCGCACGAATGATCCGGTCAAGGCGCGCACGACGATCCGCATGGACGACGACGTCGATCAGTTGTACGCAGCGGTGAAGACGTATCTGGCGCGGATTTCCCGCGAACAGCTCGACGAAGCCGACAGCCGCCGATGGACCGACATCATCACGCTAACCATCAATCTGGAGCATGCGGGCGACATCATCGAGCGGGTAGTGATGAATATTCAGGAGAAGAAGATCATGCATCGGCTGGCGTTCTCGCCAGAAGGCCTGAGCGAGCTCGAGGACCTGCATGCGCGCGTGATCCTGAACCTGCAGCTTGGACTGAGCGTTTTTCTGAACAGTGATCTGCGCAGCGCCGAGCGCCTGCTTGCGGAGAAAGAACGCTTTCGTGACCTGGAGCGGAGCTATTCATACGCGCATCTTGACCGGTTGGCGGGACAGAGCGCGCGGAGTATCGAAACGAGTGCCTTGCACCTGGACATCATCAGCGATCTGAAGCGGCTCAACTCGCTCTTCTGCTCCACGGCCTATCCGGTGCTCGATGCCGCCGGCGCCTTGCGGGAGACGCGGCTGCGACGCCGCGTACTCGATGCAACGTATGGCAATGACAGCGTCTAG
- a CDS encoding DeoR/GlpR family DNA-binding transcription regulator encodes MWQEDRHQRIRALLATLERVSTERIMAELGVSRETVRRDLVDLEALGELRRVHGGVTRPADEAPIAERSHTHVKSKNAIARAATALVSSGQTLFIDAGTTTAILAEELAKLANLTIITNSIDVAQKMRSTSEKTETSNEIILLGGSLSDRAFATVGGTTVAEIIRYRADIALLSPVAIDHRHGATNFDHAETEVARAMVAHADRVVILADYSKIGQCSRIAFCPISRVDTLITNKKGAEGPALLSLRKKLPQVILA; translated from the coding sequence ATGTGGCAGGAAGATCGTCATCAGAGAATTCGAGCGCTACTTGCAACGCTCGAGCGCGTATCGACCGAGCGCATCATGGCCGAGCTCGGCGTGTCGCGCGAGACGGTCAGGCGCGACCTGGTGGATCTGGAAGCACTGGGTGAATTGAGGCGCGTGCACGGCGGCGTCACGCGGCCTGCTGACGAAGCGCCCATTGCCGAGCGCAGCCACACACACGTCAAATCCAAGAACGCGATTGCGCGCGCGGCTACGGCGCTGGTCAGCAGCGGTCAGACGCTGTTCATAGATGCCGGCACGACTACCGCAATCCTTGCGGAAGAACTCGCAAAACTCGCCAACCTGACCATCATCACGAACTCTATCGACGTCGCGCAGAAGATGCGTTCGACCAGCGAAAAGACCGAGACGAGCAACGAGATCATCCTGCTCGGCGGCTCCCTCAGCGACCGTGCGTTCGCGACAGTGGGCGGCACGACGGTCGCCGAGATCATTCGATACCGCGCCGATATTGCGCTGCTTTCGCCGGTTGCGATCGATCATCGGCATGGCGCGACCAATTTCGATCACGCCGAGACCGAAGTCGCGCGCGCGATGGTCGCGCATGCCGATCGCGTGGTGATCCTGGCCGACTACAGCAAGATTGGCCAATGCAGCCGGATCGCGTTTTGCCCGATCAGCCGGGTAGATACCCTGATCACCAACAAGAAAGGCGCCGAAGGTCCCGCGTTGCTTTCATTGCGCAAGAAGCTGCCGCAAGTGATCCTTGCCTAG
- a CDS encoding ABC transporter substrate-binding protein produces MNQDGLRVTSTFRRTSAKASITAAIATLTALAGHAVAAPPAALIEAAKKEGQLTTIALPHDWCGYGAVIAGFKAKYGIQVNELNPDAGSGDEVEAIKANKGNTGPQAPDVIDVGLSFGPTAQAAGLLQPYKVSTWASIPDSAKEKDGYWYGDYYGVLSFEVNTDMMDKVPADWPDLLKSDYKNAVALAGDPRSANQAIQAVYAAGLSQAKGDASKAGAAGLSYFGSMNKNGNFVPVIGKAASLAQGTTPIIVRWDYNALADRDTLKGNPKVAVVVPKTGVVAGVYVQGISAYAPHPNAAKLWMEYLYSDEGQLGWLTGYCHPIRFKDLEANKKIPAALLAKLPPPSAYKNVVFPTLDEQNASKALITKQWDQVVGANVK; encoded by the coding sequence ATGAATCAAGACGGGTTGCGAGTGACTTCGACCTTTCGCAGGACATCGGCCAAGGCCTCCATCACGGCGGCCATCGCCACGCTCACCGCGCTCGCGGGCCATGCCGTGGCGGCGCCGCCGGCGGCGTTGATCGAGGCAGCGAAGAAAGAAGGGCAGTTGACGACGATCGCGTTGCCGCACGACTGGTGCGGTTATGGCGCGGTGATCGCGGGCTTCAAGGCGAAGTACGGCATCCAGGTCAACGAGCTGAATCCCGATGCGGGTTCAGGCGATGAAGTCGAAGCCATCAAGGCGAATAAGGGCAACACGGGGCCGCAAGCGCCCGACGTGATCGACGTGGGTCTGTCGTTTGGACCGACCGCGCAAGCCGCCGGCTTGCTGCAGCCTTACAAGGTGTCGACCTGGGCATCGATTCCTGATTCGGCCAAGGAGAAGGACGGCTACTGGTACGGCGACTATTACGGCGTACTCTCGTTTGAAGTGAATACCGACATGATGGACAAGGTTCCCGCCGACTGGCCGGACCTGCTCAAGTCGGACTACAAGAATGCCGTTGCACTCGCGGGCGATCCTCGTTCGGCGAACCAGGCGATCCAGGCCGTCTACGCAGCGGGATTGTCGCAAGCGAAGGGCGATGCATCGAAGGCCGGCGCCGCAGGCTTGAGCTACTTCGGCAGCATGAACAAGAACGGCAACTTCGTGCCGGTTATCGGCAAGGCGGCGTCGCTGGCGCAGGGTACGACGCCGATCATCGTGCGCTGGGACTACAACGCCCTGGCGGATCGCGATACCTTGAAGGGCAATCCGAAGGTCGCGGTTGTCGTCCCGAAGACAGGCGTGGTCGCGGGCGTGTATGTGCAAGGGATCAGCGCCTACGCACCGCATCCGAACGCAGCGAAGCTGTGGATGGAATACCTTTATTCCGATGAAGGTCAGCTTGGCTGGCTCACCGGTTATTGTCACCCGATCCGCTTCAAGGATCTCGAAGCCAACAAGAAGATTCCGGCTGCGCTGCTTGCCAAGCTGCCGCCGCCATCGGCTTACAAAAACGTCGTGTTTCCGACGCTCGACGAGCAGAATGCTTCGAAAGCGCTCATCACGAAGCAGTGGGACCAGGTGGTCGGCGCCAACGTGAAGTAA
- a CDS encoding ABC transporter permease, giving the protein MKAARRVSPAWNYLGVLPFFAFAVLFLLLPTAWLMVGAFQDAQGHFTLANFRELLQPSVLDAYWISFKVSAASALGGGFLGLLLAWAAVQGKLPVWIRPTLMTFSGVASNFAGVPLAFAFICTLGRVGLVTVLLKKYVGINLYSTGFSILSFTGLTLTYLYFQIPLMVLIITPALDGLKREWREACDCLGGSAYHYWMYVALPVLWPSVLGATLLLFANAFGAVATAYALTGSSLNIVPIVLYAQIRGDVLHNENLGYALALGMVLVTGLSNGGYIWLRSRAERGRR; this is encoded by the coding sequence ATGAAAGCGGCGCGACGTGTGTCGCCGGCGTGGAACTATCTTGGCGTCCTGCCGTTTTTCGCATTCGCAGTCTTGTTCCTGCTGCTGCCCACTGCGTGGCTGATGGTCGGCGCGTTCCAGGACGCGCAGGGGCATTTCACGCTCGCCAACTTCCGCGAGCTGCTGCAACCCAGCGTACTCGACGCCTACTGGATCAGCTTCAAGGTCAGCGCGGCGTCGGCGTTGGGTGGCGGTTTTCTCGGGCTCCTGCTTGCATGGGCTGCGGTGCAGGGAAAGTTGCCCGTATGGATTCGTCCCACGTTGATGACATTCTCCGGCGTGGCGTCGAACTTCGCGGGCGTGCCGCTCGCGTTTGCATTCATCTGCACGTTGGGACGCGTTGGACTGGTTACGGTGCTGCTGAAAAAATACGTGGGCATCAACCTTTATTCCACGGGCTTCAGCATCCTGAGTTTCACCGGCCTGACGCTGACCTATCTGTATTTCCAGATTCCCCTGATGGTTCTGATCATCACCCCCGCACTCGATGGCCTCAAGCGCGAATGGCGCGAGGCGTGCGATTGTCTTGGCGGCAGTGCTTACCATTACTGGATGTACGTGGCGTTGCCCGTGCTCTGGCCGAGCGTGCTGGGCGCCACGCTGCTGTTGTTCGCCAATGCGTTCGGCGCGGTCGCAACCGCTTATGCGTTGACCGGAAGCTCGCTCAATATCGTGCCGATCGTGCTGTATGCGCAGATTCGCGGCGACGTGCTGCACAACGAGAACCTCGGTTACGCACTTGCGCTCGGCATGGTGCTGGTCACCGGCTTGTCCAACGGCGGGTATATCTGGCTGCGCTCGCGCGCTGAAAGGGGTCGTCGATGA